A region of the Triplophysa rosa linkage group LG5, Trosa_1v2, whole genome shotgun sequence genome:
GCATTGGAAGTCATTTATAGAAAGACAACCAGTTTTCTACAATATTATTTCAGCGTGTGCTCATTGGGGGCAACTGCTAACCAAAGGCGGCACTATGAAGGTGTTTTAAAATTAAAGGCCCATTCTACCATGGGCCATTCATTCATAGTCCCTAGTCCAATGACGGCCCCTGGTTTTTAAGTTTTGGTTTCATTGGAACCAAGGAAAATTAGCAGTCAAAAACTTAAAAACAATGAGATAAGATGTCCCAGAATAATGCTTTAAATGGCTTCTTACTGTTAAACAACTTTCTTATTTCACCAGAAAACAGGCATATGTTCACCATAAAGGAGCTACTTAATACATGCATAAGAAGctacataataataaacaaacatttaatggTTTGTTTTTGGCtagaaaatatatgtaaaacatGACGTTTTAGAAAGTTATATTGATAAATCATATCATTATTGTGAAAATGACAAATTTTCAAAACATATTATTTCTAATTTTAGAATATAACAAATTACATGTCTAAGACAAGCAAATATTAATTTGTGGTTGGAAAATGTCTGATAACAATGTTACGTGCAATACTGCATATTTAAAACGTGATACATTTCAAAGTGTGCACTTGGGAATGAATGGAGTCATTGTGTCATTCTTATAGAATGAGCAGAATGCCTCTGGTCTCTCAGCTGCCCATGTGTCTTTGAATAACCTCACCAGCTCTTATAGTCCCGTATAGTATATAAAACTCATCACACATACCAAACCTTACAAAATGCAAGTACAGCTTACTTTTAATTAATCTTTGTATCAGATTTAGTCTTCGAGCTTTTATAAAGTGTAGACAGCAAAAAGACATACCTCTAATGATACAACTTTATTAATATATTGCTTTGCTTGTGTGTAAAAAGGGTGTTAACAAAAAATTCTATAGGTTTACATATTTAGGAGTACAATGTATTCTCTAGCTGAcccataaataaaatgattgtggttacagcTTTTGTGTGCCCTACGTGGTAAACATATATTTGATTTATCGTCTGCATGTCTCATCATGTAAAGTTGTAATTGTAATACAGTAATGTATAGAAATGTAAGAAAATGGGATGTTAAATTCACAGCACCATTACTATAATAAATCAACTATAATTGGCATATGATTATCGTATAGTTTTCAAGGTTGATAGCTGCTTATGTCTTAAACCTCGGGGCTTAAATCATTAACAGGGCAATTGAAGATCATTTTGCTTCATGACTAGATTTAACCTTTTAATGTTCTCATGACACCCAGATAAAATTTGCTGTCGGTTCTTATGACTGAACAGTGCAGACATCCCTGGCACTTATCACTAATCTTCTGCTAAAGCTCTGATTGACATCCAGCGCAGCTGCATCTCTCTGGGTGTGCTCCTCTGTCTCCATCCAAACTACAGAGATGATGCAGACGCAGTGACTCGTCACGCCCAGCATCATGCTATCAGTCACGTAgcacttattgtattatttactattaaaaagagaggaacaaataaaatttaaataattgcAAGGACCTACATTAGGAATTCAATAGACACTGCTAATAAGGGACACTCGCACTATTCAAATGCCACGTTCATGCTCTCAGACATCCTGTTTATTCAATGCGAGTTGGCATTGTTATGACAACCTGTTATCCTGTTACtttttgtttagaaataaaCATTAGGACTGTTTGACAGCTATGTATTAGTCGGCTATTGTGTCTTGCATGGTGAGTAACTGTGAGACCTCTAAGGAATGCAGAATGCTTGTGGCTAATAGACACTACATGTATGTTCCCTCTAGCACCTAGTTATCCACTGAATGATGCTGTCAGCCTCTCATCACTGTACTGTTGAAAGTAATGTGAATGGAAAGCATATCGCCATCCCTTTATTACATCTCAgatgcagttttcattttttgatatAAGTTAGCTATATTAgttaaaataaactaacaatggTCAATACTTTCACACCAGCAGTAAAATCATAAGTGGTTAAAATCATCTGTTAACATCAATGAACAACTGTACCATTAACAaactttaaaaggatagttcaccccgaaATGAAAATGTCCACATGTGGTTAAaaacatgactctttcttctatggaacacaaaagaagatattttgaaaaaagtctcagtggttttgtgtccagacaatggaagtcaatgggggttcaatgttatttggttgccagcattcttcaaaatatcttcttttatgttcagaACGTAAGTCGcaggtttggagtgacatgagggtgagtaaatcagaGAATTgaaatttttgtgtgaactattttgtgtgtttaaatatattttgctcattgctagctaatgcattaaatattttgaagaacaccttattgtatttttaacatGCTATATATATTTGCGTGTCAGTTTAGATGGATGTCACCTATTGCTAAAATCACTGTGTGCAAAATATTTGCCATTGGCCAACCCGCAAATTGTTGTTATGAGTTTAGCCATAGTCACAGAATGTCACAGACAATATGTCTACTGCAGTGACGGGAACATTTCAAGGTGTTGAAAGGTCTCTCTGGTGGACACACAGAGTTGGCTGGGAATCCTGCATCGCCTGATAACCTTACCTAACCAGATATCTCACCACCCCTGCCTGCCACCATATCACTGGACACTTCACACTGGCCACAGCGATACAGTTTTTCTATTTCAAAATTCACACCGATAtcagcattaaagggatagttcatccaaaaatgaacattctttcatttactcaccctcatgttattccaaacagagacttactttcttctgcagaactaaaacaaacaacattggcccccactgagttccattgtatggacacaaaaccactgaaacatttctcatttctcGTTTGTGCTTCACTATAGGAAGTCATACATGGTTCGAgacacattttttgtattttgggtgaTCTGTCACTTTTATACAAGCCAGTGCATGAGCAAGACGTTTTGGATGGCGCATTTGCCATGCCATGTTCATAGAATGCAGAATTTCCCTGTCAAAAACAGACCACACTTTTTAACTTAACTGAAGTAAGAATCTTACCTTCTGCCTATAAGGTATGATACATAAGAACCTTGTTTGCATACAGGATATTAGGTTATAGGTTGTGAGAAAAAAAGGACTGTACACGGCAGCTACTGTATAACGATTTAGTTTTCTCGGCACTTTACAGCAGTCAGTGGGTCTCTGGAGTACAGAAGTCAGAGCTGATGCTTGGGACTATGAAGCTGAGGATGGAGCACAAGAAGAGAGGGACAGAAACTAAATGGCTTGGCTTGATTTAACCACAGTATCAGTGCATACTCCCAAACACATGTGTCCTGCACAATAACAGTACAGATAAGAAAAATCATATTCATGAGTGAGTGATAGGTGAAGAATCAGAGATGGAGAATTTATAGTCCCTTGACTCATAGCAAAAATATTCATGATCGCTGGCCAACAGCTCGACCTCTCTGCACCTTTGGATATCAAAACACTACAGATTGGCTTGTTTAGTGTTTGTTGAGTGCTTATAGCGGGAGGGGCTCCTAGGTCAGCCGTGTCCTTGGCCTTATAGGGTTATGTTAACTGAGGTTATATATCCCATCTCTGATATTGTGCTGAATCTCGGCATACAGAGCTGACGCTGACCCTCGGGATCAGTGCGGTTATTCTCTCTATTTCTGTAAGTTATTCCCAACATTACTCTCATTGGAAATATGTGCACTGTGTAATATTAGCTATAATGTTGTTGTGTCATTGTTACATATACTAATGGGTGGCATCGTTTTCTTTTTAGGTGCGTTCACAAACAACTTGGTAAATTTCTGCATGCTACCTCTTGCCGCCTACAACTTTATACTTCAGTTAAAAGTTGCTTACAATCTACATCCAGATATTCTCTCTTTTTCGATTATTAAAGAGTCATTATGGGTGATGCTGGGATGTCCGTGTTTGGGGCCGCAGCCTCATACCTGCGGAAGTCTGATAGGGAGCGTCTGGAAGCACAGACAAAACCCTTTGATTTGAAGAAAGAATGTTTTGTGCCGGATCCCGTAGAGGAGTTTGTTAAGGCCTCTATCATAAGTCGAGAGGGTAACAAAGTCACCGTGGAAACACAGGGAGGAAAGGTcagtaataataaaaagaatatCAACTTATGACCATGGAAAATAATTGATGAAGCTTCTGCAAATGTCTCCTCAGTCACTACATAATTTAGATATAATTCCAGGTATGAATGCAAgattttttgtaacattttttctCTTTAGAATGATTGTTAAACTATTTCTTAAACAGTTAACATTGCACAACCAAGTCAACAATCATCTAAAGCAGGATTTATTTGCTTGCTGAACCctccaaaattatttatttaacatacagtatacctTCTAATAGCCTAATGCGCCCCTTTAAAGGggtaattcacccaaaaatggaaattctgtaattatttactcaccctcttgtcatttcaaacctgtttgaatttttttctaaagaagatattttgaagattgaaCATTGAATTATGTTGGTATctgaacaacggtggtacctaTTCGCTTCTATTGCAtgcacacaaaatcaatgcaagtaaattggcaccgttaccaacattctcaaaatatcttcttttgtgttctgcagaaaaaagaaagtcatacaggtttgaaatgacacgagggctagcaaatgataacagaattgcattttttggggtgaactatcattttaaataaattaaactttggaaactattaaaacagttattatttataaatgtaatgtcaGAACATTTAAATTCTCAAATTAATGGCGCAATTTggcacatttacagtatgtttagtGTTTCTGGTTGGAAAATCCtcctttcattttttcttttacagaCCATCACTGTCAAAGATAGTGATGTTCTGCAGCAGAACCCTCCCAAATTTGACAAAATTGAAGACATGGCAATGTTGACTTTCCTCCATGAGCCTGCTGTGCTGTTTAATCTCAAAGAGCGTTATGCAGCATGGATGATCTATGTGAGTATAAAAGACTATAAACCGATGCCCCCAAACAAAAGCTTCTCTTTTCTTTCACATCTCTACTAACACTTCTGTTCTGCAGACTTACTCAGGGCTGTTCTGTGTCACTGTCAACCCCTACAAGTGGTTGCCGGTGTACAATAAGGAGGTGGTCCTTGCCTACAGAGGAAAAAAGAGGAGTGAAGCTCCTCCCCACATTTATACCATCTCTGATAATGCCTACCAGTACATGTTAACAggtaacaaaaaataataactacatgaaaaatatatataaaaaataactacATGATATAACTAAACTAAAATTATTCTTTATATCTGAGaagacaaaatgaaaaattatatttctgtCATTCTGAACAGACAGAGAAAACCAGTCCATTCTTATCACGTAAGTAGCAACAATACACACCATACACAAAGATCCATATTAGTACTCTCAGTATTAAAGTGTGGCTTTGCACATCAAGGATATGCTTGCacttaaattttgtttttattgaaaagTTTTCCCTTTTACCTTGCTATGTCAGGACATCCTGTGTCAACtgtttaattgaacaaaatgGCCATTGTGGTCATATCCATTTCTCATTTCTGACCCTAGGGGAGAGTCTGGTGCTGGGAAGACTGTAAACACTAAAAGAGTCATTCAGTACTTTGCCAGCATTGCAGCAAGTGGAGGCAAGAAGGACCAGGACAAGCACAAGGTAGTAGAACAAGGTTCTACTTCAACAAATATAGATAAAAGAATTGTATAAAATACAATGTATTAGAAATTGTGTTTATATGACCTACTTTGTGAATTGATGTCCTTTTCAGGGAACCCTGGAGGATCAAATCATCCAGGCTAACCCTGCCTTGGAGGCATTCGGTAATGCAAAGACCATCAGAAATGACAACTCCTCAAGATTTGTAAGTGAATGTAATTTTGCCAAGCAAAATTCAGAGCACAATCCATTTTATAGAGCCTGGTCTAAGTTGTAAATGGTTTTCTTTAGGGGAAATTTATTAGAATTCACTTTGATACAAGAGGCAAACTGGCATCTGCAGACATTGAAACGTGTATGTCAAATATACGTTATTTACTTAATTCAAAGAGTAAAAATACaagtaaatgaaaaactatattgaAAAAAACCTGTTTTGTTTGTCCAGATCTACTGGAGAAATCCCGTGTGATCTTTCAGTTAAAGGCTGAGAGAGACTATCACATCTTCTATCAAATCTTATCCAACAAAAAGCCTGAGATTCTTGGTTTGCAAATTATATAACCCCAAAACTTCATATCGCCGCTGTTGGACAGAAACCTTTTATCTccattttttaatgatttttatttttgtcatgtttgtctgtgggttttgcaaatatgtaaCCAGTTAAAAGTACTGaaaagagcttgtcaactttgacaacaagTGTTTTTCATTTCCTGTAACATGGCAGTTTTGGGGATACAATATTTCAGTCCAACAGCAACAATATACTCTATAATATTAAGTTTACCATAATATACTTTGTGTGTGTCATTTTGTACCTTCTCCCCTGCATTTGTATAAACAGAGATGCTGTTAGTGACAGCGAACCCCTATGACTATTCATTCATCTCTCAGGGAGAGACCACAGTTGTTTCCATTGATGATGCTGAGGAATTAATGGCAACCGATGTGAGTTTCTTGTGATTAAAGCCCGAAAAAAGTCATAATGATGATGAGCCACAATACATTCATGTCAATGTCAATACCCAAGACGGTAGGAATATTTTCACTTTTACAGAGTGCCTTTGATATATTGGGCTTTACACAAGATGAAAAGAATTCTGTGTACAAGCTGACTGGAGCCATTATGCACTATGGCAACATGAAGTTTAAGCAGAAGCAGCGTGAGGAACAAGCCGAGGCTGATGGAACTGAAGGTAAAAACAGAAGGCTGAATCGGATATCAAAAAGCAACCTGCACCTCATTTATGTCACACTTTATTCATGAAATCTTGATTTCTAGATGCTGACAAAGCAGCATATCTGATGGGTCTAAACTCTGCTGACCTCATTAAAGGTCTATGTCATCCAAGGGTCAAAGTGGGAAATGAGTGGGTCACCAAAGGACAAAATGTCCAGCAGGTAAGCACCCTTAATCTGAATGAAATATGAggccaacaaaacaaacaaacaaatatttacCTGCTAATTATTTTCAGGTAAACTATACTACTGGCGCCTTATCAAAAGCAGTGTATGAAAAGATGTTCCTGTGGATGGTGGTGAGAATCAACCAGTCTCTGGAGACAAAGCAGCCACGTCAATACTTCATTGGAGTGTTGGATATTGCCGGCTTTGAGATCTTTGATGTGAGCGCTTAACACTTCACACATTTCATAAGGCATCTCAAATCATGTAAATGCTAACAAAAAAATGCCAttacaaatacacacatttttgtttacagtTAAATACCTTTGAGCAACTCTGCATCAACTTTACCAATGAGAAACTGCAACAGTTTTTCAACCATCACATGTTTGTGCTGGAACAAGAGGAGTACAAGAAAGAAGGAATTGAATGGGAGTTCATTGACTTCGGCATGGACCTGCAAGCCTGCATTGATCTCATTGAGAAAGTGAGTCGCTGGTAATCTCTGCAATAAGATATGTAATGACATCATTGTCAAAATATATCTTTGACTCTGCTATTCTGTCATATTCCTGCTTCCTTCAGTCCATGGGCATCATGTCCATCCTTGAAGAAGAGTGCATGTTTCCAAAAGCCAGTGATGCAACCTTTAAAGCAAAGCTTTACGACAACCACCTTGGAAAATCAAACAACTTCCAGAAACCCAGGATTGTGAAGGGAAAGCCAGAGGCTCACTTCGCCCTGGTTCATTATGCTGGCACAGTGGACTACAACATTTACAACTGGCTAGTGAAGAATAAGGACCCCCTGAATGAAACTGTGGTTGGATTGTATCAGAAATCTTCGCTGAAGTTGTTGTCTCTTCTGTTTGCCAACTATGCAAGTGCAGAGTCAGGTGGGCTTGTAATGTCTTCTCAAGAATTGACCAGaagcaatattaaaaaaaatcctaaattaaagttctctgattggtttatgcaatgcaaatgaatttaaagtatacatttagtCAATGCATTCTCTGGGAACCAAACCCATTACACTGCCCTTGCTAGCGCTCTAATGTTAGTAAAACAAGGCAGCTATAACAAACTGTCTGTAGAGCAAATCATATTGTATCAACGAGAACTCAGGATGTTTTTAGCGTCGTTGTTAATAAATCATAGTAACAAATGCTCAACTATACCTGACTTTTGAATAATGAACTTCTTGTATGTTTTCCAGCCATCTCTGAAGGTGCAagtggaaaaaaagaaaagaagaagaaaggaTCATCATTCCAGACAGTGTCTGCTCTTCACAGGGTATGTGCAAGCCCCTTAACACCTAAACACTAGCAACATTGTTTAAACATACTCTATCCAAGTCTCCAAGTGTATTATTCACAAGTGTAATGTTGTTTCCTCACAGGAGAATCTCAATAAACTCATGACCAACCTGAGATCAACTCACCCACACTTTGTGCGCTGCATCATCCCCAATGAGACAAAGACTCCCGGGGCGATGGAGAATCCTCTAGTCATGCACCAGCTTCGCTGTAACGGTGTACTTGAAGGTATCAGGATTTGCAGAAAGGGTTTCCCCAACAGAATCCTGTATGGTGATTTCAAACAGAGGTACATAGGGAAAATGTAACCCAAAGTATGTGCGAcattaaatgattacatttttcttaaaatgtAGTGTTTTGATTCTGCAGATATCGCATCTTGAACCCTGCAACTATCCCTGAGGGACAGTTCATAGACAGCAAGAAAGGGGCAGAGAAACTACTGAGTTCTCTTGACATTGACCACCAGCAGTACAGGTTTGGTCATACCAAGGTAAGTTTCGTCAGAAAGACGATATGAAAAATGCCGTACAGGGTAAAACATGATGAGATGATgtcctcatcaggtattttttaAGGCTGGTCTACTAGGCCAGCTGGAAGAGATGAGAGATGAGCGTCTATCAAAAATAATCACTGGAATTCAAGCTAGGTCTCGTGGTCTTCTCTCAAGAATTGAGTATCAGAAGATGGTAGAACGCAGGTAAAGATGGTCATATACATTTACTTAAACTAGAACTATGTTTAGTtacactgtattttaataccgtGTTGTATTTTTCTTCTCTGCTATTCAGGGATGCCTTGCTTGTGATTCAGTGGAATGTGCGTGCATTCATGAGTGTCAAGAATTGGCCCTGGATGAAACTCTTCTTTAAAATCAAGCCGTTGCTGAGATCTGCTGAAGCAGAGAAGGAAATGGCCAACATGAAAGATGAGTTCTTGAAGCTTAAAGAAGCTTTTGCAAAGTCAGAGGCTCGTAGAAAAGAACTCGAAGAGAAAATGGTGACTCTTCTTCAAGAAAAGAATGACCTCCAACTTCAAGTGCAGGCGGTAGGAGTTTTACAAACAAATGTTAAGAATCACTACTTATAAGTGTTTCtgtgtacatttataaatgcgTTTTTCCAATCTGAACAGGAACAAGATAATCTCTGTGATTCTGAAGAGAGGTGTGAAGGTCTGATCAAAAATAAGATCCAGATGGAAGCTAAAAATAAGGAGTTGACTGAACGCCTTGAGGATGAGGAAGAGATGAATGCAGAGCTGACAGCAAAGAAGAGAAAGCTGGAGGACGAGTGCTCTGAGCTGAAGAAAGACATCGATGATCTGGAGCTTACACTGGCTAAAGTGGAGAAAGAGAAGCATGCTACTGAAAACAAGGTTTGATACAAACTACTTTGAAAAGGTTGTGTTCATCACGGCATGTTTGCTGAACAAGCTTATACACACACAGGTGAAGAACCTGACAGAAGAAATGGCAGCTTTGGATGATATCATTGCCAAGctgacaaaagaaaagaaagctttGCAGGAAGCTCACCAGCAGACACTGGATGACCTGCAAAGTGAGGAAGACAAAGTCAACACCCTGACCAAAGCTAAAGTAAAGCTAGAGCAGCAAGTGGATGATGTAAGTCAAACTGGGTCTATAACTgatgttttcaaaataaaaaaattatcataAAAATTCCTGTGAAATTGCGATCTTccatattctgacacatttccaagtAAAACGgaataataaatgacaaaaaagaggGCGTGGATAGTGTTTTCCACTTTGAATTGATTGGATATAGAAAAGCAGgtgtttcattttgaaatggaacttgCAGCTGATTGACGGTTAGAGGGGCGTGGTTAAATTATGACATCAGAGAGTGATCGCTTCTATTGGGCGGAGAaagattttcagattttgattaGAGATTATGAAGAGatatgaattaaaaaaagaatgaccccccatgtataacaatttataactctgcaatattccatgatactatatgaaatattatataaaaaatatgtcatttttaattgcaTGGGGAACAGTtctgacaaaaaacaacaacttttgTTGACTCTTAGCTAGAGGGATCTCTAGAGCAAGAAAAGAAGATCCGGATGGATCTAGAAAGAGCTAAGAGAAAACTTGAGGGAGATTTAAAGCTAACCCAGGAGAGCATAATGGACCTGGAGAATGACAGGCAGCAACTGGAAGAGCGACTTAAGAagtgagagaaaaaaactcaataaATGAAATACAGAAAATGCTTTGACTTTATTATTTTCTAATGAAAgtctatatatttgtttttagaaAAGACTTTGAAATCAGTCAGCTCAACAGTAAAATCGATGACGAACAGAACATAATTATGCAGCTTCAGAAGAAACTAAAGGAGCTACAGGTAATTCATGTGACCATATAATGATCTGTTACAACTGTGTAGCATGGAAAATAGTCATCTTATGCTTTGTGCTAGGCTCGTGTTGAAGAACTGGAGGAAGAGCTTGAGGCAGAAAGAGCTGCCAGAGCTAAGGTGGAGAAACAGAGAGCAGATCTAGCCCGAGAGCTGGAGGAGATCAGTGAGAGACTGGAGGAGGCTGGAGGAGCTACATCTGCTCAGATTGAGATGAATAAGAAACGCGAGGCAGAGTTTCAGAAACTTCGCAGAGACCTTGAAGAGGCCACTCTGCAGCATGAGGCCACGGCCGCCAcactgagaaaaaaacaagctGACAGTGTGACAGAACTGGGAGAGCAGCTAGATAATCTACAGAGAGTCAAACAAAAACTGGAAAAGGAGAAGAGTGAACTGAGGCTGGAATTGGATGATGTGGTCTCCACCATGGAGCAGATTGTCAAATCCAAGGTGATGCTAGGATGAGCATCTTTATGTAACGTTTTGAGATTGATGGCTGTCTTAGGTTTTTGCTAATGCGATATTTACTCCAACAGATTAATTTGGAGAAACTCAACAGAACTCTAGAAGATCAAATGAATGAATTTCGTAACAAGAGTGAGGAAAACCAAAGGTCCCTCAATGACTTCACCACCCAGAGGGCAAAGCTTCAAGCTGAAAATGGTAAATCAATAACATTGACTTCTAAGGTGCACtcttaaagagtaactattacaatgtccttcaaatttcatttcatgcagtgtgtaatgttgctgtgtgtgaatgtaagcagcctgccaagttgtaaagccgaaagtgaacggataacaaagttattggcttgagaaaaaaggagtcgactttaaatcacgcgaacaagtcgtctgtcgttctaatttcagttccgggtcggaTTTGCTTCACGCCGTGTAATGCCCACCTATGTTCCATTTGAAACACTGTGATGCtgtacgcggtagaccaatcaaaacagactagaccatctgaccaatcagataagAGTAgcctgacagaaaggaggggattagactgAGAGTCAGTCAacaagtaaggtaataataactggcagttattagaaaatgaaagtgtttttatcaccttgtatgtatgtaaacctgttgttggacactccacaaaccaaagtaggaccttaaaaatcacaaaatatttactttttaaaaataaaggtgcttcaaaaggttcttaaatgccatagaagaaccttttttgtttaaatggttccataaagaaccgttGACATCCGTAGAACCTttatttgtggtgaaaaaaggttcttcagattataaaaaggtaagaaagagatggttctttaaagaacctttgactaaataggtctttgtggaaccaaaaatggttcttctatggcatcgctgtgaagaaccttttaagcacctttatttaaGACGACAACGTTGTTTTCCTCTGTTAGATGAGTTTGCGAGACAGCTAGAAGAAAAGGAATCATTAATCTCTCAACTGACAAGGGGTAAGAATTCTTTTAGTCAACAACTTGAGGACCTGAAAAGGCAGCTGGATGAGGAAATTAAGGTAACCTACTTCTCCTATATTTGTACTTCATCTCCAACTTCATGTAATTCATGATCTTCAGttacaaaataatcaaaaaaatatttttcaaaggcAAAGAATGCCCTCGCCCATGCGCTTCAGTCTGCCCGTCATGACATAGATCTGCTCAGAGAGCAGTATGAGGAGGAGCAGGAGGCCAAAGCCGAGCTACAGCGGTCCATGTCCAAAGCTAACTCTGAGGTGGCTCAGTGGAGAACCAAGTATGAAACTGATGCCATCCAGAGGACTGAAGAACTGGAAGAAGCCAAGTAAGACATGAAATCTTTTATGGTGtgctgtatgtacagtatacattttgaaaacattGGAGCTGTGTAAAGTCCACATATATTTTTCCACtctaaatgattttttaaatgatttttttaatgttttggaaaAAATCTTCTGTCCATGCAGGAAGAAACTGGCTCAGCGTTTGCAGGAGGCTGAGGAGGCTGTAGAGGCTATAAATGCTAAATGTTCTTCCCTTGAAAAGACTAAACACAGACTCCAGAATGAAATTGAAGATTTAATGGTGGATGTGGAGAGATCAAACACAGCTGCGGCAGCATTAGACAAGAAGCAAAGAAACTTTGATAAGGTATTTATACCAGCTGCTAAGATACAATATGTAGGGTGatgtctgttaatatgtatattctactatatgacatcagaatcagaagagctttattgctaAGTGTGCTTCCAcgcacaaggaattttctttggtgttggaagcctctagtacattcaacacaattac
Encoded here:
- the LOC130553827 gene encoding myosin-7-like, which encodes MGDAGMSVFGAAASYLRKSDRERLEAQTKPFDLKKECFVPDPVEEFVKASIISREGNKVTVETQGGKTITVKDSDVLQQNPPKFDKIEDMAMLTFLHEPAVLFNLKERYAAWMIYTYSGLFCVTVNPYKWLPVYNKEVVLAYRGKKRSEAPPHIYTISDNAYQYMLTDRENQSILITGESGAGKTVNTKRVIQYFASIAASGGKKDQDKHKGTLEDQIIQANPALEAFGNAKTIRNDNSSRFGKFIRIHFDTRGKLASADIETYLLEKSRVIFQLKAERDYHIFYQILSNKKPEILEMLLVTANPYDYSFISQGETTVVSIDDAEELMATDSAFDILGFTQDEKNSVYKLTGAIMHYGNMKFKQKQREEQAEADGTEDADKAAYLMGLNSADLIKGLCHPRVKVGNEWVTKGQNVQQVNYTTGALSKAVYEKMFLWMVVRINQSLETKQPRQYFIGVLDIAGFEIFDLNTFEQLCINFTNEKLQQFFNHHMFVLEQEEYKKEGIEWEFIDFGMDLQACIDLIEKSMGIMSILEEECMFPKASDATFKAKLYDNHLGKSNNFQKPRIVKGKPEAHFALVHYAGTVDYNIYNWLVKNKDPLNETVVGLYQKSSLKLLSLLFANYASAESAISEGASGKKEKKKKGSSFQTVSALHRENLNKLMTNLRSTHPHFVRCIIPNETKTPGAMENPLVMHQLRCNGVLEGIRICRKGFPNRILYGDFKQRYRILNPATIPEGQFIDSKKGAEKLLSSLDIDHQQYRFGHTKVFFKAGLLGQLEEMRDERLSKIITGIQARSRGLLSRIEYQKMVERRDALLVIQWNVRAFMSVKNWPWMKLFFKIKPLLRSAEAEKEMANMKDEFLKLKEAFAKSEARRKELEEKMVTLLQEKNDLQLQVQAEQDNLCDSEERCEGLIKNKIQMEAKNKELTERLEDEEEMNAELTAKKRKLEDECSELKKDIDDLELTLAKVEKEKHATENKVKNLTEEMAALDDIIAKLTKEKKALQEAHQQTLDDLQSEEDKVNTLTKAKVKLEQQVDDLEGSLEQEKKIRMDLERAKRKLEGDLKLTQESIMDLENDRQQLEERLKKKDFEISQLNSKIDDEQNIIMQLQKKLKELQARVEELEEELEAERAARAKVEKQRADLARELEEISERLEEAGGATSAQIEMNKKREAEFQKLRRDLEEATLQHEATAATLRKKQADSVTELGEQLDNLQRVKQKLEKEKSELRLELDDVVSTMEQIVKSKINLEKLNRTLEDQMNEFRNKSEENQRSLNDFTTQRAKLQAENDEFARQLEEKESLISQLTRGKNSFSQQLEDLKRQLDEEIKAKNALAHALQSARHDIDLLREQYEEEQEAKAELQRSMSKANSEVAQWRTKYETDAIQRTEELEEAKKKLAQRLQEAEEAVEAINAKCSSLEKTKHRLQNEIEDLMVDVERSNTAAAALDKKQRNFDKVLSEWKQKYEESQCELESSQKEARSLSTELFKLKNSYEESLDHLETLKRENKILQEEISDLTEQLGESGKTIHELEKVRKQLEQEKAEIQSALEEAEGSLEHEEGKILRTQLEFNQIKADIERKMTEKDEEMEQLKKNMQRTIDTLQGALESETRSRNEALRIKKKMEGDLNEMEIQLSLANRQASEAQKQLKSIQAHMKDSQLQLDDSLRANDDLKENTAIVERRNTLLQAELEELRAALEQTERGRKLAEQELLDVTERVQLLHSQNTSLLNQKKKLETDISQLQGEVDEAVQECRNAEEKAKKAITDAAMMAEELKKEQDTSAHLERMKKNMEQTIKDLQHRLDEAEQIAMKGGKKQVQKLEARVKELECEIEAEQKRSSESVKGIRKYERRIKELTYQTEEDRKNIARLQDLVDKLQLKVKAYKRAAEEAEEQANNHLSKFRKLQHELDESEERADIAESQVNKLRAKSRDVGPKKGFDEE